The Agromyces sp. LHK192 genome includes a window with the following:
- a CDS encoding bifunctional allantoicase/(S)-ureidoglycine aminohydrolase translates to MNLTDTAPATYFTPKGGLPAQTDLLTDRAVVKEAYTVIPKGVLRDIVTSNLPGFTDTRSWIIARPIAGFATTFAQLIVEIAPGGGATKPEPEAGVEGVVFVTAGELTLVIEGERHVLAAGGYAFLAAGADWSLANNGSALAGFHWIRKAYEPVDGIEPPASFVTRDQDVEPREMPDTNGAWKTTRFVDPDDLAHDMHVNIVTFQPGASIPFAETHVMEHGLFVLEGKAVYRLNDDWVEVEAGDFMWLRAFCPQACYAGGPGPFRYLLYKDVNRQIRLT, encoded by the coding sequence ATGAACCTGACCGACACCGCGCCCGCGACGTACTTCACCCCGAAGGGCGGCCTGCCCGCGCAGACCGACCTGCTCACCGACCGTGCGGTCGTCAAGGAGGCCTACACGGTCATCCCGAAGGGCGTGCTGCGCGACATCGTGACGAGCAACCTGCCCGGGTTCACCGACACGCGCTCCTGGATCATCGCGCGCCCGATCGCCGGGTTCGCGACGACGTTCGCGCAGCTCATCGTCGAGATCGCACCGGGCGGCGGGGCAACGAAGCCCGAGCCCGAGGCGGGCGTCGAGGGCGTGGTGTTCGTCACGGCCGGCGAGCTCACGCTCGTCATCGAGGGCGAACGGCACGTGCTCGCCGCCGGCGGCTACGCGTTCCTCGCGGCCGGTGCCGACTGGTCGCTCGCGAACAACGGCTCGGCCCTCGCCGGGTTCCACTGGATCCGCAAGGCGTACGAGCCGGTCGACGGCATCGAGCCGCCGGCGTCGTTCGTGACGCGCGACCAGGACGTCGAGCCGCGCGAGATGCCCGACACGAACGGCGCGTGGAAGACGACCCGGTTCGTCGACCCCGACGACCTCGCGCACGACATGCACGTCAACATCGTCACCTTCCAGCCCGGCGCGTCGATCCCGTTCGCGGAGACGCACGTCATGGAGCACGGCCTGTTCGTGCTCGAGGGCAAGGCCGTCTACCGCCTCAACGACGACTGGGTCGAGGTCGAGGCGGGCGACTTCATGTGGCTTCGGGCGTTCTGCCCGCAGGCCTGCTATGCGGGTGGACCGGGGCCGTTCCGGTACCTGCTCTACAAGGACGTCAACCGGCAGATCCGGTTGACCTGA